The Nitrospirota bacterium genome contains a region encoding:
- a CDS encoding tetratricopeptide repeat protein — protein MANPRIEPLKKVLAIDPNDEVAWFGLGKAYMEDQNWDEAAKALESCLEVKPTYSAAYYALAQSLAKLGRIEDCRRVCNQGIEVSTKNGDAMVTKNLTLLKESLG, from the coding sequence GTGGCCAATCCGCGCATTGAGCCGCTCAAGAAAGTGCTGGCGATCGACCCGAACGACGAGGTCGCATGGTTCGGGTTGGGAAAGGCCTACATGGAGGATCAGAACTGGGACGAAGCCGCCAAGGCGCTGGAGAGTTGCCTCGAGGTGAAGCCGACATACTCCGCCGCCTATTACGCGCTGGCCCAGTCGCTCGCGAAGCTGGGACGCATCGAGGACTGCCGCAGGGTCTGCAATCAAGGGATCGAGGTCTCCACCAAGAACGGTGATGCCATGGTCACCAAGAATCTGACCCTGCTGAAGGAAAGTCTAGGCTGA
- a CDS encoding multiheme c-type cytochrome: MKKAKTIALTVVGVAALVYVYYTEVKPVVIFGLRSDYARAIPYQKVPEGLDSLRAESCGTCHREIYEEWKSSIHAYAYRDPFFQAYWKKDRNIWVCLNCHTPLENQQPTLLKDIPRGRVEKAVQEPNTRYDPEYQLEAVTCAACHVRDGVILGPFDDSVAPHPTQFDPNFRTAQVCYRCHNVVSGPVQFYRVGPCGTYAEYEGKYFMQERGYICQSCHMPEVDRPVADGGPIRRGRRHLWRGGHDPDMIKRAVAIQVKADPPAPRPGDRVRFTLTLINAGAGHKIPTGDPDRHFTVEFLVENGARQVLDRRVDTMGRWILWQPAIVEVYDNRLLPLAGRDYTYEYRVPAGSERLTVKTRVRYHILTDGQHEMLREKYGLTADDPYVFTIYERDFPLSHELTAALRRESRQPSVVSSQSESCLLKTDG; the protein is encoded by the coding sequence ATGAAGAAAGCCAAAACGATCGCCCTGACCGTGGTCGGAGTCGCTGCGCTGGTCTATGTCTACTACACCGAAGTGAAGCCGGTGGTGATCTTCGGGCTTCGATCGGATTACGCGCGGGCGATCCCTTACCAGAAAGTTCCCGAAGGCCTCGACAGCTTGCGGGCGGAATCCTGCGGGACATGCCACCGCGAGATCTATGAGGAATGGAAATCGAGCATTCACGCCTATGCCTATCGCGACCCGTTCTTTCAGGCCTACTGGAAAAAAGATCGCAACATCTGGGTCTGCCTGAACTGCCACACTCCGTTGGAGAATCAGCAGCCGACGCTGCTCAAAGACATCCCGCGCGGGCGGGTGGAGAAGGCGGTCCAGGAGCCGAACACTCGATACGACCCCGAGTATCAACTGGAAGCCGTCACGTGCGCCGCCTGTCATGTCCGGGACGGCGTCATCCTGGGTCCGTTCGACGATTCTGTCGCGCCGCATCCGACGCAGTTTGATCCGAACTTTCGCACCGCGCAGGTCTGCTATCGTTGCCACAACGTCGTGTCGGGACCGGTGCAATTTTATCGTGTCGGTCCCTGCGGGACCTATGCGGAGTACGAGGGAAAGTATTTCATGCAGGAACGGGGATACATCTGTCAAAGTTGTCACATGCCGGAGGTAGACCGGCCGGTGGCGGACGGAGGGCCGATCCGGCGCGGGCGTCGGCATCTCTGGCGTGGGGGGCACGATCCGGACATGATCAAGCGCGCGGTGGCGATTCAGGTCAAGGCTGACCCGCCCGCGCCCAGGCCAGGTGATCGCGTCCGGTTTACGTTGACGTTGATCAACGCCGGAGCCGGCCATAAGATTCCCACCGGCGATCCGGACCGTCACTTCACCGTCGAATTCCTGGTCGAAAACGGCGCTCGGCAGGTGTTGGACCGGCGGGTTGATACGATGGGCCGGTGGATTCTGTGGCAACCGGCGATCGTGGAGGTGTACGACAATCGTCTTCTCCCTCTGGCCGGTCGGGACTACACCTATGAGTATCGCGTGCCGGCTGGGTCCGAGCGGCTGACGGTGAAGACCCGTGTGCGGTACCATATTCTGACGGACGGGCAACACGAGATGTTGCGGGAGAAATACGGGTTGACGGCGGACGATCCCTATGTCTTCACCATCTATGAGCGAGACTTCCCGCTTTCCCACGAGTTGACGGCGGCATTGCGCCGAGAAAGCCGTCAGCCGTCAGTTGTCAGCAGCCAGTCAGAGAGTTGTTTGCTGAAAACTGATGGCTGA
- a CDS encoding histone deacetylase, with protein MGRTGFVYHPAYLNHDMGPGHPESPERLRAIVNRLESTGTLKKLVRIEPMSAADEWIMQIHTSDYMSGLKSRAPSSGRASLDPDTSMSPGSLAAAYLAAGGALTAADAIMAGQVDHAFCALRPPGHHAESNRAMGFCLFNNVAIAARYLQRKHGIGRVLIVDWDVHHGNGTQHSFYDDPSVLFFSTHQYPHYPGTGRATERGKGPGEGLTINVPMAAGEGDQEYLDVFQRVLVPAADAFKPAFVVISAGFDAHKDDPLAGMGLTEEGYAELTRIVAAIARRHSRNRVLSCLEGGYNLAALSASVERHLLALLDA; from the coding sequence ATGGGACGTACCGGGTTCGTCTATCATCCGGCTTATCTCAACCACGACATGGGACCGGGACATCCGGAAAGTCCGGAACGTCTTCGGGCCATCGTGAACCGGCTCGAGTCCACCGGCACGCTGAAGAAACTGGTTCGCATCGAACCGATGAGCGCCGCCGATGAATGGATCATGCAGATCCACACGAGCGACTACATGTCAGGTTTGAAATCACGGGCGCCGTCGAGCGGTCGTGCTTCTCTGGACCCGGACACCTCGATGTCGCCGGGCTCGCTGGCCGCCGCCTATCTGGCGGCCGGGGGGGCGCTGACCGCGGCGGACGCGATCATGGCGGGGCAGGTGGACCATGCCTTTTGCGCCCTCAGGCCGCCGGGGCACCATGCGGAAAGCAATCGGGCGATGGGGTTCTGTCTGTTCAACAACGTGGCAATCGCCGCCCGCTACCTGCAGCGCAAACACGGAATCGGCCGCGTGCTGATCGTCGATTGGGATGTGCATCACGGCAACGGGACGCAGCACAGTTTTTACGACGATCCGTCGGTGCTCTTCTTCAGCACCCACCAGTATCCCCACTATCCGGGCACCGGCCGCGCGACGGAGCGGGGGAAAGGGCCGGGCGAAGGCCTGACCATCAACGTTCCCATGGCGGCGGGAGAAGGCGATCAAGAATATCTCGACGTGTTTCAGCGGGTGCTGGTCCCCGCGGCGGACGCGTTCAAGCCGGCCTTCGTCGTCATCTCGGCCGGGTTTGACGCGCATAAGGACGATCCACTGGCCGGCATGGGCTTGACCGAGGAGGGCTATGCCGAATTGACCAGGATCGTCGCTGCGATCGCGCGACGTCACAGCCGCAATCGGGTTCTCTCCTGCCTTGAAGGCGGGTACAACCTTGCCGCGCTTTCCGCTTCAGTCGAACGTCATTTGCTCGCCCTCTTGGACGCATGA